One Rhododendron vialii isolate Sample 1 chromosome 2a, ASM3025357v1 genomic region harbors:
- the LOC131310582 gene encoding disease resistance protein RPM1-like isoform X1: MAEAAVLGLLSNFAPYLQEEFNLLSGVREDIEYIRAEFERMIHFLRVADATEDRDPKIKVWVKQVREAAYDTADALDMYMLRLRSRHHQSTGFRGFIHKVSFFIKTLKARHQIASELKGIKSRIINISEGHQRYSDMHDKKEQGSSSTHSDIAWHHCRGDALLPQEADLVGIENPKSHLIQLLVDEKPRLKVLSIAGMGGLGKTTLTKKVYDDATVKRHFENHAWITVSESFKVEELLKDMIRVLFEEVRQPLPQGVDSMDANSLKGIINAFLQQKRYVLVFDDVWQIDAWQVLRIILPECNCGSRVILTTRNVDLASFASEEYHGMVYNLKPLPPKESWALFCSKTFRVNSCPSHLEDLSKKILGKCEGLPLAIVAISGLLSTKEKSADEWERIYRGLGAELEGNDKLISMKKILSLSYFDLPYNLKLCFLYLSIFPEDYLFDHWRLIRLWVAEGFVEVKEGMTKEEVAKGYLNELMNRSLVQVTNAARDGSFKAYRIHDLWREMIIAKSRVQNIVTIASERGIAWPEKLRRLSIHQNLEDIQGSICVTRLRSLLVFSAIDSVSIFSKLASLGEGVRLLTVLDLRGAQLETFPPEVVKLLNLTYLSLRATNVKMIPKSIGKLKKLETLDLKQTNVTEVPDEILKLQHLRHLLLYRYNKVQCYLPFHNIFGFKAPAGIGSLLFLQKLCAIEVNEGSNNVIVLREVGKLIQLRRLVILRLQKEDGMMLCSSLEKLNNLLSLSVVAKEEDEIIDLDSLSLPPRLLRALYLRGRLEKIPHWIPSLYNLKSVSLRWSKLKDCDPLQSLQDLPNLLQLELRTAYEGDGLFFKAGGFQKLKKLSLIRFVGLICVRVESNSMPLLEELCLRDCKLMMELPSGVEHLANLKELDLWDMSEILISRLKRDLQGGDYWKIAHVPNVWVANSKSGYWIGRHL; this comes from the coding sequence atggcagAGGCTGCTGTGTTGGGACTTCTATCCAACTTCGCCCCCTATCTCCAAGAAGAGTTCAACTTGTTGAGCGGAGTACGGGAAGACATTGAATACATAAGAGCCGAATTCGAGCGCATGATCCATTTCCTCAGAGTTGCTGATGCTACAGAAGATAGAGACCCGAAAATCAAAGTATGGGTGAAGCAAGTTCGAGAAGCTGCATATGACACTGCAGATGCTCTTGACATGTACATGCTTCGCCTCAGATCTAGACATCATCAGAGCACCGGATTCCGCGGGTTCATACATaaggtttctttttttattaagaCTTTAAAAGCTCGCCACCAAATTGCTTCGGAACTGAAAGGAATCAAGTCCAGAATCATCAATATTTCTGAGGGACATCAGCGATATAGTGATATGCATGACAAAAAAGAGCAAGGCTCAAGCTCTACTCATTCAGACATCGCATGGCATCATTGTCGTGGCGATGCCCTTCTACCCCAAGAAGCTGACCTTGTGGGCATTGAGAACCCGAAATCACACTTGATTCAGTTGTTAGTGGATGAGAAGCCTCGACTCAAGGTGCTTTCTATAGCCGGAATGGGTGGATTGGGCAAAACCACCCTTACAAAAAAAGTCTACGACGACGCAACAGTGAAGAGGCACTTTGAGAATCATGCTTGGATCACTGTTTCTGAATCATTTAAGGTCGAAGAGCTTTTAAAAGACATGATTCGAGTTCTCTTTGAAGAAGTCAGGCAACCACTCCCACAAGGAGTGGACAGTATGGATGCAAACAGCTTGAAAGGTATAATTAATGCCTTTTTGCAGCAAAAGAGGTATGTGCTCGTTTTTGATGATGTATGGCAAATTGATGCATGGCAAGTTTTAAGAATCATACTTCCTGAATGCAATTGCGGCAGTCGAGTAATTTTGACAACAAGAAATGTAGATTTAGCTTCTTTTGCTAGTGAAGAATATCATGGCATGGTGTATAATCTCAAGCCCTTGCCTCCCAAAGAGTCATGGGCCTTGTTTTGCTCAAAAACATTCAGGGTGAATTCTTGTCCTTCACACTTGGAAGATCTTTCTAAAAAAATCTTGGGAAAATGCGAGGGGTTACCACTTGCAATAGTGGCAATTAGTGGTCTGTTATCAACAAAGGAGAAGAGTGCAGACGAGTGGGAAAGGATTTACCGCGGCCTGGGTGCGGAACTAGAAGGAAATGACAAACTCATTAGCATGAAAAAGATATTGTCCCTCAGTTACTTTGATTTGCCTTACAATCTTAAGCTATGTTTTTTGTACTTGAGTATTTTTCCAGAAGATTATCTCTTTGATCATTGGAGATTAATTCGGTTGTGGGTGGCAGAAGGGTTTGTAGAAGTGAAAGAAGGAATGACAAAAGAAGAAGTTGCAAAGGGCTACCTCAATGAGCTGATGAACAGAAGTTTAGTTCAAGTGACAAACGCCGCAAGGGATGGAAGCTTCAAAGCTTATCGGATCCATGACCTTTGGCGTGAAATGATAATTGCGAAGTCGAGAGTGCAAAACATTGTCACAATAGCAAGTGAAAGAGGCATAGCGTGGCCTGAGAAATTACGACGCCTCTCGATCCACCAGaatttggaagatattcaaGGAAGTATTTGTGTcactcgccttcgttctttacTTGTGTTCAGTGCAATAGATTCAGTGTCCATTTTTTCAAAGCTTGCATCCTTAGGCGAGGGTGTAAGGCTACTTACGGTGTTAGACTTGAGGGGAGCACAATTGGAAACATTCCCGCCTGAAGTTGTGAAGCTCCTTAATCTTACTTATCTAAGTTTGAGGGCGACCAATGTAAAAATGATCCCAAAATCGATCGGAAAACTCAAGAAGCTAGAAACACTGGACCTGAAACAAACGAATGTCACCGAGGTGCCTGATGAGATCTTGAAGCTCCAACACCTTCGCCATCTTTTGTTGTATCGCTACAACAAGGTCCAGTGTTATCTTCCTTTTCACAATATATTTGGCTTCAAAGCCCCGGCGGGAATAGGAAGTTTGTTGTTCTTGCAAAAATTATGTGCTATTGAAGTAAACGAAGGGAGTAATAATGTTATTGTGCTAAGAGAGGTGGGGAAGCTAATTCAACTGAGGAGATTGGTCATTTTAAGGCTACAGAAGGAAGATGGGATGATGCTATGTTCATCCCTTGAGAAGCTAAACAACCTTCTCTCGTTGTCCGTTGtggcaaaagaagaagatgagatcATTGATTTAGATTCTTTGTCTTTACCGCCTCGACTTCTTCGAGCACTCTATCTAAGAGGGCGTTTGGAGAAGATACCGCACTGGATACCATCTCTTTACAACCTAAAAAGTGTAAGCTTAAGGTGGAGTAAGTTAAAGGATTGTGATCCACTGCAATCCCTTCAAGATTTGCCCAATTTGCTTCAACTTGAACTTCGCACAGCATATGAAGGAGATGGATTATTCTTCAAGGCTGGTGGGTTTCAAAAGCTTAAGAAATTGTCGTTGATTCGCTTTGTAGGATTGATATGTGTGAGAGTGGAGTCTAACTCGATGCCTCTTCTTGAAGAGCTATGTCTTCGAGACTGTAAATTGATGATGGAGTTGCCCTCAGGTGTTGAACATCTGGCCAATCTTAAAGAACTAGATCTGTGGGATATGTCTGAAATATTAATTTCGAGGTTGAAAAGAGACTTACAAGGTGGAGACTATTGGAAAATTGCACACGTCCCTAATGTTTGGGTTGCGAACTCCAAATCTGGTTATTGGATCGGTCGTCATCTATGA
- the LOC131310582 gene encoding disease resistance protein RPM1-like isoform X2: MTEAAVFGLLSNFAPDLREELNLLTGVQEDIEYIRAEFERMTHFLRVADAIEDRDPNLKVWVKQVREAAYDTADALDMYMLRLKHDDHSIGFRNFLPIVSFFIRTVYARNQIASEVKRIKSRIINISEGHQRYSEMYGKIEQGSSSTYLDIAWYDCRGDALLLQEADLVGIDKPKLQLIQWLVNEDPRLKVLSVAGMGGLGKTTLAKKVYDDTTVNRHFQNHVWITVSESFKVEELLKNMIQVLFEEVRQPLPQEVDNMDANSLKGIINAFLQQKRYVLVLDDVWNIYAWQVLRIILPECNCGSRVILTTRNVDLASFASEEYHGMVYNLKPLPPKESWALFCSKTFKENSCPSYLEGLSKKILGKCEGLPLAIVAISGLLSTKEKSADDWERIYRGLGAELEGNDKLMSMKKILSLSYYDLPYYLKLCFLYLSIFPEDCLIDHWRLIRLWVAEGFIEVKEGMTKEEVAEGYLNELMNRSLVQVTHVAKDGRFKAYRIHDLWREMIIAKSREQNIVTIASERGREWPEKLRHLSVHHNLDDILQNICFTRLRSLIVFSITDSMSILSKVACLGNGVRLLTVLDLSGAQLETFPHEIVELLNLTYLSLRATNVKMIPKAIGKLKKLETLDLKHTNVTELPDEILELQHLRHLLVYRYDVHCYYPFHGTIGFKAPAGIGSLLYLQKLCAIEANRGSNSGIVLREVGKLAQLRRLVIVKLQKEDGMVLCSSLERLDNLRTLEVIAKEEDEIIDLDSLTLPPQLLRTLYLRGRLEKIPHWIPSLHNLKILQLGWSKLKDVDPLQSLQYLPNLLHLGVLVTAYEGDGLFFKAGGFQKLKELCLVRLGGLKWVRVESSSMPLLQKFILQDCKLMMELPSGVEHMANLKDLELYDMSKTLISRLKRDLQGGDYWKIAHVPNVWVANSKSGYWIGRHL; this comes from the exons atgacagAGGCTGCTGTTTTCGGACTTCTATCCAACTTCGCTCCCGATCTCCGAGAAGAGTTGAACTTGCTGACTGGAGTACAGGAAGACATCGAATACATAAGAGCCGAATTCGAGCGCATGACCCATTTCCTCAGAGTTGCTGATGCTATAGAAGATAGAGATCCGAACCTCAAAGTATGGGTGAAGCAAGTTCGAGAAGCTGCGTATGACACTGCTGATGCTCTTGACATGTACATGCTTCGCCTCAAACATGATGATCATAGCATTGGATTCCGCAACTTTCTTcctattgtttctttctttattaGGACTGTATATGCTCGCAACCAAATTGCTTCTGAAGTAAAAAGAATCAAGTCTAGAATCATCAATATTTCTGAGGGACATCAGCGATATAGTGAGATGTATGGCAAAATAGAGCAAGGCTCAAGCTCTACTTATTTAGACATCGCATGGTATGATTGTCGTGGCGATGCCCTTCTACTCCAAGAAGCTGACCTTGTGGGCATTGACAAGCCCAAATTACAGTTGATTCAGTGGCTTGTGAATGAGGATCCTCGACTCAAGGTGCTTTCGGTAGCAGGAATGGGTGGATTGGGAAAAACCACCCTTGCAAAAAAAGTCTACGACGACACAACAGTGAACAGGCACTTCCAGAACCATGTTTGGATCACCGTTTCCGAATCATTCAAGGTCGAAGagcttttaaaaaatatgattcaaGTGCTCTTTGAAGAAGTCAGGCAACCACTCCCACAAGAAGTGGACAATATGGACGCGAACAGCTTGAAAGGTATAATTAATGCCTTTTTGCAGCAAAAGAGGTATGTGCTTGTTTTGGATGATGTATGGAATATTTATGCATGGCAAGTTTTAAGAATCATACTTCCTGAATGCAATTGCGGCAGTCGAGTAATTTTGACAACAAGAAATGTAGATTTAGCTTCTTTTGCTAGTGAAGAATATCATGGCATGGTGTATAATCTCAAGCCCTTGCCTCCCAAAGAGTCATGGGCCTTGTTTTGCTCAAAAACGTTCAAGGAGAATTCTTGTCCTTCATACCTGGAAGGTCTTTCTAAAAAAATCTTGGGAAAATGCGAGGGGTTACCACTTGCAATAGTGGCAATTAGTGGTTTGTTATCAACAAAAGAGAAGAGTGCAGACGATTGGGAGAGGATTTACCGCGGTCTAGGTGCGGAGCTAGAAGGAAATGACAAACTCATGAGCATGAAAAAGATATTGTCCCTCAGTTACTATGATTTGCCTTACTATCTTAAGCTATGTTTTTTGTACTTGAGCATTTTTCCAGAAGATTGTCTCATTGATCACTGGAGATTAATTCGGTTGTGGGTGGCGGAAGGGTTTATAGAAGTGAAAGAAGGAATGACAAAAGAAGAAGTTGCTGAGGGCTACCTCAATGAGCTTATGAATAGAAGCTTAGTTCAAGTGACACATGTCGCGAAAGATGGAAGGTTCAAAGCTTATCGGATCCATGACCTTTGGCGTGAAATGATAATTGCAAAGTCAAGAGAGCAAAACATTGTCACAATAGCAAGTGAAAGAGGCAGAGAGTGGCCTGAGAAATTGAGACATCTCTCGGTCCACCATAATTTGGATGATATTCTGCAAAACATTTGTTTCACTCGCCTGCGTTCTTTAATTGTGTTCAGCATAACAGATTCAATGTCCATTTTGTCAAAGGTTGCATGCTTAGGCAACGGTGTAAGGCTACTAACGGTGTTAGATTTGAGTGGAGCACAATTGGAAACATTCCCTCATGAAATTGTGGAACTCCTTAATCTTACTTATCTAAGTTTGAGGGCGACCAATGTAAAAATGATCCCGAAAGCGATCGGAAAGCTCAAGAAGCTAGAAACATTGGATCTGAAACATACGAATGTCACCGAGTTGCCTGATGAGATCTTGGAGCTCCAACATCTTCGCCATCTCTTGGTGTATCGCTATGATGTCCATTGTTATTATCCTTTTCATGGTACAATTGGCTTCAAAGCCCCGGCAGGAATTGGAAGTTTGTTGTACTTACAGAAACTATGTGCTATTGAAGCAAACCGAGGGAGTAATAGTGGCATCGTGCTAAGAGAGGTGGGGAAGCTAGCTCAATTGAGAAGATTGGTCATTGTAAAACTACAGAAGGAAGATGGGATGGTGCTATGTTCATCCCTTGAGAGGCTAGACAACCTTCGCACATTGGAAGTTAttgcaaaagaagaagatgagatcATTGATTTAGACTCTTTGACTTTGCCGCCTCAACTTCTTCGAACACTCTATCTAAGAGGACGTTTGGAGAAGATACCGCATTGGATACCATCTCTTCACAACCTGAAAATATTACAGTTAGGGTGGAGTAAGTTAAAAGATGTTGATCCACTGCAATCCCTTCAATATTTGCCAAATTTGCTTCACCTTGGAGTACTTGTTACTGCATATGAAGGAGATGGATTATTTTTCAAGGCTGGTGGTTTTCAAAAGCTTAAAGAATTGTGCTTGGTTCGCTTAGGAGGATTAAAATGGGTGAGAGTGGAGTCTAGTTCGATGCCTCTTCTTCAAAAGTTCATTCTTCAAGATTGTAAATTGATGATGGAGTTGCCCTCGGGTGTTGAACATATGGCCAATCTTAAAGATCTTGAATTGTATGATATGTCTAAAACATTAATTTCGAG GTTGAAAAGAGACTTACAAGGTGGAGACTATTGGAAAATTGCACACGTCCCTAATGTTTGGGTTGCGAACTCCAAATCTGGTTATTGGATCGGTCGTCATCTATGA